A genomic segment from Myxococcota bacterium encodes:
- a CDS encoding GNAT family N-acetyltransferase: MSGPRAPGVHDARRDEWRAVYRSLALAFEDDPVTAFLFPRARTRVARLERLYDVLIPRLVAEGRLLTDDEHRAASVWQGPDPSHTSHASGVATLLRLGVVLRSRVRAGLALAAALERARVRERHWYLGILGAAPAHQGMGLGSALMRPVLDDCDAEGVVAYLESSKRSNIPFYERHGFAVIDEIAIDGGPPLWPMRREPRGRTRRP; encoded by the coding sequence GTGAGCGGCCCGCGCGCGCCCGGCGTGCACGACGCCCGGCGCGACGAGTGGCGCGCCGTCTACCGCTCGCTCGCGCTCGCGTTCGAGGACGACCCGGTCACCGCCTTCCTGTTCCCGCGCGCGCGCACGCGCGTCGCCCGCCTCGAGCGGCTCTACGACGTCCTGATCCCGCGGCTCGTCGCGGAGGGGCGGTTGCTCACCGACGACGAGCATCGGGCCGCCTCCGTCTGGCAGGGGCCCGACCCGTCGCACACGAGCCATGCGAGCGGCGTCGCGACGCTGCTCCGTCTCGGCGTCGTGCTGCGCAGCCGCGTGCGCGCGGGGCTCGCGCTCGCCGCCGCGCTCGAGCGCGCGCGCGTGCGCGAGCGGCACTGGTACCTCGGCATCCTCGGCGCCGCGCCCGCGCACCAGGGAATGGGGCTCGGCTCGGCGCTGATGCGCCCCGTCCTCGACGACTGCGACGCCGAGGGCGTCGTCGCGTATCTCGAGTCGTCGAAGCGCAGCAACATCCCCTTCTACGAGCGGCACGGCTTCGCGGTGATCGACGAGATCGCGATCGACGGCGGGCCGCCGCTGTGGCCGATGCGGCGCGAGCCGCGCGGGCGGACGCGTCGGCCGTGA
- a CDS encoding TauD/TfdA family dioxygenase: protein MTATPAPALRSFGSQALHYFAREHEGVARAPVGGPASWRGAELAARGLDALATPLAPHEVAELEGAARGVLASGAAPGALTRDAFPLPRLAPRIAGWARELDAGRGFVLLRGLPVERWGDELAGLAFFGMGLHLGTPGAQNPQGDVLGHVTDTGDDARDPFVRRYRTSGDIAFHCDLADVVGLLCLRASPAGGASRIASSVAVHDEILARRPDLLARLYEPFALDSRGEQGDGRAPYLPVAPCRHARGRLRTFYHSDYFRSATRHAGVAPFTADELALLDLFEEIAGSPAFRLDMQLAPGDVQLLSNHTVVHARTAYRDGDAPRERRHLLRLWLSLERAASPGEERA, encoded by the coding sequence ATGACCGCGACCCCCGCCCCGGCGCTGCGCAGCTTCGGCTCCCAGGCGCTCCACTACTTCGCGCGCGAGCACGAGGGCGTCGCGCGCGCGCCGGTCGGCGGGCCTGCTTCGTGGCGCGGCGCCGAGCTCGCCGCTCGCGGGCTCGACGCGCTCGCGACGCCGCTCGCCCCGCACGAGGTCGCCGAGCTCGAGGGCGCGGCGCGCGGCGTGCTCGCGAGCGGCGCCGCGCCGGGTGCGCTCACGCGCGACGCGTTCCCGCTCCCGCGCCTCGCGCCCCGCATCGCGGGCTGGGCGCGCGAGCTCGACGCCGGCCGCGGCTTCGTCCTGCTGCGCGGCCTGCCCGTCGAGCGCTGGGGCGACGAGCTCGCGGGCCTCGCGTTCTTCGGGATGGGGCTGCACCTCGGGACGCCGGGCGCGCAGAATCCGCAGGGCGACGTGCTCGGCCACGTCACCGACACGGGCGACGACGCGCGCGACCCGTTCGTCCGGCGCTATCGCACGTCGGGCGACATCGCGTTCCACTGCGATCTCGCGGACGTCGTCGGGCTGCTCTGCCTGCGCGCGTCGCCGGCCGGCGGAGCGAGTCGCATCGCGAGCTCGGTCGCCGTGCACGACGAGATCCTCGCGCGCCGGCCCGACCTGCTCGCGCGCCTCTACGAGCCCTTCGCCCTCGACTCGCGCGGCGAGCAGGGCGACGGGCGCGCGCCGTACCTGCCCGTTGCGCCGTGTCGCCACGCACGCGGCCGGCTGCGCACGTTCTACCACTCCGACTACTTCCGCTCCGCGACGCGACACGCGGGCGTCGCGCCGTTCACCGCCGACGAGCTCGCGCTGCTCGACCTGTTCGAGGAGATCGCCGGCTCGCCCGCGTTCCGGCTCGACATGCAGCTCGCTCCGGGCGACGTGCAGCTCCTGTCGAACCACACGGTCGTGCACGCGCGCACCGCCTATCGGGACGGAGACGCGCCGCGCGAGCGCCGGCACCTGCTGCGACTGTGGCTCTCGCTCGAGCGCGCGGCTTCGCCCGGAGAGGAGCGCGCGTGA
- a CDS encoding nuclear transport factor 2 family protein: MTSDERLDRLESIDEIRQLVAKYCLALDMRDLDALVGLFPEDVRVGGGERGRAALKRWFDDTLRLQFTGTAHVTGNHIVELESRDTARGLVYSRNEHETGDEWVVMTMLYWDRYERIDGRWLFRRRLPLYWYAADQNAPPIGANKMRWPDREPYEGGYHDFFPSWREFWASDYDPGRDVAPPAPLGEFLARMRPDERGASVRVR, encoded by the coding sequence GTGACGAGCGACGAGCGGCTCGACCGTCTCGAATCGATCGACGAGATCCGACAGCTCGTCGCGAAGTACTGTCTCGCGCTCGACATGCGCGACCTCGACGCGCTCGTCGGCCTGTTTCCCGAGGACGTGCGCGTCGGCGGGGGCGAGCGCGGACGCGCCGCGCTCAAGCGCTGGTTCGACGACACGCTGCGGCTGCAGTTCACGGGCACCGCGCACGTCACGGGCAACCACATCGTCGAGCTCGAGTCGCGCGACACCGCGCGCGGCCTCGTCTACAGCCGCAACGAGCACGAGACGGGCGACGAGTGGGTCGTGATGACGATGCTCTACTGGGACCGCTACGAGCGCATCGACGGCCGCTGGCTCTTCCGCCGCCGCCTCCCGCTCTACTGGTACGCGGCGGACCAGAACGCGCCGCCGATCGGCGCGAACAAGATGCGCTGGCCGGATCGCGAGCCGTACGAGGGCGGCTACCACGACTTCTTCCCGTCCTGGCGCGAGTTCTGGGCGAGCGACTACGACCCGGGTCGGGACGTCGCCCCGCCCGCGCCGCTCGGCGAGTTCCTCGCGCGCATGCGCCCCGACGAGCGCGGCGCGTCGGTCCGTGTCCGCTGA
- a CDS encoding alpha/beta fold hydrolase produces MDLGSAARHCALAVAALHGFVASVAAPASGAPAPRTVSAHAVAREPASRGAVVLLHGLGRSARAMAWLERRLARAGYATHAVGYASVTRPFDAIVDDVDREIARCCADAERVHFVTHSLGGLVLRAWAARANDARIGRVVMLGPPSAGSAIVDRLGALRAVLGPTGRELGTGEDALPGRLARAGPVPFELGVIAGDRSWNPIGSWMLEGPDDGAVAVASARVDGMRDFVVLPAAHTALPYARDVAAQAIHFLDHGRFDRRRAERAPRGGAGAR; encoded by the coding sequence ATGGATCTCGGATCCGCGGCGCGTCACTGCGCGCTCGCCGTCGCCGCGTTGCACGGCTTCGTCGCCTCGGTCGCGGCTCCCGCGTCCGGCGCCCCGGCGCCGCGCACCGTGTCCGCGCATGCGGTCGCGCGCGAGCCGGCCTCGCGCGGCGCGGTCGTCCTGCTGCACGGGCTCGGTCGCAGCGCACGCGCGATGGCGTGGCTCGAGCGGCGCCTCGCGCGCGCGGGCTATGCGACGCACGCGGTCGGCTATGCGTCGGTGACGCGCCCCTTCGACGCCATCGTCGACGACGTCGATCGCGAGATCGCGCGCTGCTGTGCGGACGCCGAGCGCGTGCACTTCGTGACGCACTCGCTCGGCGGGCTCGTGCTGCGCGCGTGGGCCGCGCGCGCGAACGACGCGCGCATCGGCCGCGTCGTGATGCTCGGCCCGCCGAGCGCCGGGAGCGCGATCGTCGATCGCCTCGGTGCGCTCCGCGCGGTGCTCGGCCCGACCGGACGCGAGCTCGGAACGGGCGAGGACGCGCTTCCGGGGCGGCTCGCGCGCGCGGGCCCCGTGCCGTTCGAGCTCGGCGTCATCGCGGGCGATCGCAGCTGGAACCCGATCGGCTCGTGGATGCTCGAGGGGCCGGACGACGGCGCCGTCGCGGTCGCGAGCGCGCGCGTCGACGGAATGCGCGACTTCGTCGTGCTGCCCGCCGCGCACACGGCGCTGCCCTACGCGCGGGACGTCGCTGCGCAGGCGATCCACTTCCTCGACCACGGTCGCTTCGACCGCCGGCGCGCGGAGCGCGCGCCGCGCGGTGGTGCCGGAGCGCGGTGA
- a CDS encoding MAPEG family protein yields the protein MEWVAFVIVCALIEYMLFGIAVGRARAEYGVAAPAITGHPAFERTMRAHQNTLENLVVFVPAIAIFGVYVSPALAALVGVVWIVGRFVYFRGYVEDAPKRAPGVLVTVLCNAILAIGGGIGALVAWL from the coding sequence ATGGAGTGGGTCGCGTTCGTCATCGTCTGCGCCCTGATCGAGTACATGCTGTTCGGCATCGCGGTCGGTCGCGCGCGCGCGGAGTACGGCGTGGCCGCGCCTGCGATCACGGGTCATCCGGCGTTCGAGCGCACGATGCGCGCGCACCAGAACACGCTCGAGAACCTCGTCGTCTTCGTGCCCGCGATCGCGATCTTCGGCGTCTACGTGAGCCCGGCCCTCGCCGCGCTCGTCGGCGTCGTGTGGATCGTCGGCCGCTTCGTCTACTTCCGCGGCTACGTGGAGGACGCGCCGAAGCGCGCGCCGGGCGTGCTCGTCACCGTGCTGTGCAACGCGATCCTCGCGATCGGGGGTGGCATCGGCGCACTCGTCGCGTGGCTGTGA
- a CDS encoding CoA pyrophosphatase, with translation MAVSRAFADDFEARLRSLGGRAARALPADALPPSFLPAAVLLPFWREGDGVRLLLTERAASLRAHSGQVAFPGGRVDASDASLEAAALREAREEVGLDPRAVRIVARLDDAWSGAGHHVAAFVGWLERPPRFVANPREVARLLVADVEPLLAPEAAVGIEHEWEGERYVTWKLAGDWGEVVGMSADLLLELVQRVRGEPCDRADVRLDELRRYAASSPDPRAVGRGAASAGRRPRADG, from the coding sequence GTGGCTGTGAGCCGGGCGTTCGCCGACGACTTCGAAGCGCGGCTGCGCTCGCTCGGCGGGCGCGCCGCGCGCGCTCTCCCGGCGGACGCGCTCCCGCCGTCGTTCCTCCCCGCAGCCGTGCTCCTTCCGTTCTGGCGCGAAGGCGACGGCGTGCGTCTCCTGCTGACCGAGCGCGCGGCGTCGCTGCGCGCGCACTCGGGCCAGGTCGCGTTCCCGGGCGGACGCGTCGACGCGAGCGACGCCTCGCTCGAGGCGGCCGCGCTGCGCGAGGCGCGCGAGGAGGTGGGCCTCGACCCGCGCGCGGTGCGCATCGTCGCGAGGCTCGACGACGCGTGGAGCGGCGCCGGCCACCACGTCGCGGCGTTCGTGGGCTGGCTCGAGCGCCCGCCGCGCTTCGTCGCGAACCCGCGCGAGGTCGCGCGTCTGCTCGTCGCGGACGTCGAGCCGTTGCTCGCGCCGGAGGCGGCGGTCGGCATCGAGCACGAGTGGGAAGGCGAGCGCTACGTGACGTGGAAGCTCGCGGGCGACTGGGGCGAGGTCGTCGGCATGTCGGCCGACCTGCTGCTCGAGCTCGTGCAGCGCGTGCGCGGCGAACCCTGCGATCGCGCCGACGTGCGCCTCGACGAGCTGCGACGTTATGCGGCGTCGAGCCCCGACCCGCGCGCGGTGGGTCGCGGTGCGGCGAGCGCGGGCCGGCGCCCGCGCGCGGACGGCTGA
- a CDS encoding SDR family NAD(P)-dependent oxidoreductase: MAGIELSPTTGVVVTGGASGIGLACARALAEAGRGVALWDLDAATTERAAREIAEATGVAAIGLAVDVRAPERFPAALDASRAALGTLGGLVHSAGVVQTVPVDELDAASWHAVVDVNLTACALLVRAMASDLRANAGSAIVAIASLDALVGNAAIPAYCASKAGLLGLVRSVADRFADDGVRANCVCPGYIETPMMAGPLSTPEQRAYFERQIPLGRLGEPREIATVVRFLMSDEARYVTGAELSVDGGVFRTQR, from the coding sequence ATGGCAGGCATCGAGCTCTCGCCGACGACGGGCGTCGTCGTGACCGGAGGCGCGTCGGGGATCGGGCTCGCGTGCGCGCGCGCGCTCGCGGAGGCCGGGCGCGGCGTCGCGCTCTGGGATCTCGACGCGGCGACGACGGAGCGCGCGGCGCGCGAGATCGCCGAGGCGACGGGCGTCGCGGCGATCGGGCTCGCGGTCGACGTGCGCGCGCCCGAGCGCTTCCCCGCCGCGCTCGACGCCTCGCGCGCGGCGCTCGGGACGCTCGGCGGGCTCGTGCACTCGGCGGGCGTCGTGCAGACGGTGCCGGTCGACGAGCTCGACGCCGCGTCGTGGCACGCCGTCGTCGACGTCAACCTCACCGCGTGTGCGCTCCTCGTGCGCGCCATGGCGTCCGATCTGCGCGCGAACGCGGGCTCGGCGATCGTCGCGATCGCATCGCTCGACGCGCTCGTCGGCAACGCGGCGATCCCCGCCTACTGTGCCTCGAAGGCGGGGCTGCTCGGGCTCGTGCGCTCCGTCGCCGACCGGTTCGCCGACGACGGCGTGCGCGCGAACTGCGTCTGCCCGGGCTACATCGAGACGCCGATGATGGCCGGGCCGCTGTCCACCCCCGAGCAGCGCGCCTACTTCGAGAGGCAGATCCCGCTCGGGCGCCTGGGCGAACCGCGCGAGATCGCGACCGTCGTGCGCTTCCTGATGTCGGACGAGGCGCGCTACGTGACGGGCGCCGAGCTGTCGGTCGACGGCGGCGTCTTCCGCACGCAGCGCTGA
- a CDS encoding DUF4286 family protein → MPRHVLVVLTNAVDGRHDEFNTWYEDVHLGDVLGVEGFTAAQRFRLAERQMVEDRSYEYLAIYEIDEEDLGTALDALRGSSGSMVISDALADGAKALAFTAIGPRHTG, encoded by the coding sequence ATGCCGCGCCACGTGCTCGTCGTGCTCACCAACGCCGTCGACGGCCGCCACGACGAGTTCAACACCTGGTACGAGGACGTCCACCTCGGCGACGTGCTCGGCGTCGAGGGCTTCACGGCCGCGCAGCGCTTCCGCCTCGCCGAGCGACAGATGGTCGAGGACCGCAGCTACGAGTACCTCGCCATCTACGAGATCGACGAGGAGGATCTCGGCACCGCGCTCGACGCGCTGCGCGGGAGCTCGGGCTCGATGGTGATCAGCGACGCGCTCGCGGACGGCGCGAAGGCGCTCGCGTTCACCGCCATCGGGCCGCGCCACACGGGCTGA
- a CDS encoding fumarylacetoacetate hydrolase family protein translates to MRLVRAVAPGLDERGAEAPPTLGAVVGDHVVDLSAADPGLPRDVGALLALGPAGLEAARRAAADPAAPRTPLARTRLLAPIARPPKILAVGLNYRDHIAESGLETPTVPMIFNKQSTSANGPFAPVHRPRASDKLDYEGELGFVIGARCRHVPREDAHRVIAGYCVVNDVSVRDWQMRSATFTMGKSWDTHCPFGPWITTADEVPHPDALELRTWVDGELRQHSNTKHLLFDCASLVAHLSTAFTLEPGDLVATGTPSGVGSGMKPRRYLAPGQVVRVEIEGLGAIENAVVDEPDDTVAY, encoded by the coding sequence ATGCGGCTCGTCCGTGCTGTCGCCCCCGGTCTCGACGAACGGGGTGCGGAAGCGCCGCCGACGCTCGGCGCCGTCGTCGGCGACCACGTCGTCGATCTCTCGGCCGCCGACCCCGGCCTCCCGCGCGACGTCGGCGCCCTTCTCGCCCTCGGCCCGGCCGGGCTCGAGGCCGCGCGGCGCGCCGCCGCCGACCCCGCCGCGCCGCGCACACCCCTCGCGCGCACCCGGCTCCTCGCGCCGATCGCGCGTCCGCCCAAGATCCTCGCCGTCGGCCTGAACTACCGCGATCACATCGCCGAGTCCGGGCTCGAGACCCCGACCGTCCCGATGATCTTCAACAAGCAGTCGACGTCGGCGAACGGACCGTTCGCGCCCGTCCACCGCCCGCGCGCGAGCGACAAGCTCGACTACGAAGGCGAGCTCGGCTTCGTGATCGGCGCGCGCTGCCGCCACGTGCCGCGCGAGGACGCGCACCGCGTCATCGCGGGCTACTGCGTCGTGAACGACGTCAGCGTGCGCGACTGGCAGATGCGCTCGGCGACCTTCACGATGGGCAAGTCGTGGGACACGCACTGTCCGTTCGGCCCGTGGATCACGACGGCCGACGAGGTGCCGCACCCCGACGCGCTCGAGCTGCGCACGTGGGTCGACGGCGAGCTGCGGCAGCACTCGAACACGAAGCACCTGCTGTTCGACTGCGCTTCGCTCGTCGCACACCTCTCGACCGCGTTCACGCTCGAGCCCGGCGACCTGGTCGCGACCGGCACGCCGAGCGGCGTCGGCTCGGGCATGAAGCCGCGCCGCTACCTCGCTCCCGGGCAGGTCGTGCGCGTGGAGATCGAGGGGCTCGGAGCGATCGAGAACGCGGTCGTCGACGAGCCGGACGACACCGTCGCCTACTGA
- a CDS encoding ATP-binding protein, with protein MRDAVVPSFALVGIAYVLIGVVHLHTDPHPAVIGRVAAASGAVFLVVAAALRGWPVGAVAAQVLVAALTVVVLANEALFLGVTAKPQHAYGLYLVALALGLLAFRSASCFALMAACVAVWAFGVYASGAPLAAWSEPAIALASVLALASVVRVFRSRYLARLDALQAKARQGLAARDRALERFRYMTEHATDLIAELDDRGRVLYANPAHESVLGRRPEELVGRFVGDFLVQDLEAGDFEALGDALDAGTSVGRVFEMVASDGTPRAVEAHVRSHRLASGERRILTISRDVTRRAAEERALEQYRASLEEKIEERTAELATSLRELQRSERLASIGTLAAGIAHQVNNPLAAILASAQYALASTSGMDATDGKDVYVKALRDVADEAHRCARIVRSMLQFARNERTEKAPEDVVALAARVCRQCEGYAMSRSGSIELSVAGGSERTPVTVIAGAFELEQALLNVVRNAIESRERGVHVRVTVAPIGDLVRIAVSDDGPGIDDGALAHVFDPFFTTRLREGGTGLGLSIAHGVALDHGGDLRVESEAGKGSRFLLELPLASGLAGDRQP; from the coding sequence ATGCGCGACGCGGTCGTTCCGAGCTTCGCGCTCGTCGGCATCGCCTACGTGCTGATCGGCGTCGTGCACCTGCACACCGACCCGCACCCCGCCGTGATCGGCAGGGTGGCGGCGGCGAGCGGCGCGGTGTTCCTCGTCGTCGCGGCGGCGCTCCGCGGCTGGCCGGTCGGTGCGGTCGCCGCGCAGGTGTTGGTCGCGGCGCTCACCGTCGTCGTGCTCGCGAACGAGGCCCTCTTCCTCGGCGTGACCGCGAAGCCGCAGCACGCCTACGGTCTCTACCTCGTCGCCCTCGCGCTCGGACTGCTGGCCTTCCGCTCGGCCTCGTGCTTCGCGCTGATGGCGGCGTGCGTCGCGGTCTGGGCGTTCGGCGTGTACGCGTCGGGCGCGCCGCTCGCCGCCTGGAGCGAGCCGGCCATCGCGCTGGCGTCCGTGCTCGCGCTCGCGTCGGTCGTCCGCGTGTTCCGCTCGCGCTACCTGGCGCGCCTCGACGCGCTGCAGGCGAAGGCGCGGCAGGGCCTCGCCGCCCGCGACCGCGCGCTCGAACGGTTCCGCTACATGACCGAGCACGCGACCGACCTGATCGCCGAGCTCGACGATCGGGGGCGCGTCCTCTACGCGAACCCCGCCCACGAGTCGGTCCTCGGCCGTCGGCCGGAGGAGCTCGTCGGTCGCTTCGTCGGCGACTTCCTCGTGCAGGATCTCGAGGCGGGCGACTTCGAAGCGCTCGGCGATGCGCTCGACGCGGGCACCTCGGTCGGGCGCGTCTTCGAGATGGTCGCGAGCGACGGGACGCCGCGCGCGGTCGAGGCGCACGTGCGCTCCCACCGGCTCGCGAGCGGCGAGCGGCGCATCCTGACGATCTCGCGCGACGTCACGCGCCGCGCCGCGGAGGAGCGCGCGCTCGAGCAGTACCGCGCGTCGCTCGAGGAGAAGATCGAGGAGCGCACGGCCGAGCTCGCGACGTCGCTGCGCGAGCTGCAGCGGAGCGAGCGCCTCGCCTCCATCGGCACGCTCGCGGCCGGCATCGCGCACCAGGTCAACAACCCGCTCGCGGCCATCCTGGCGAGTGCACAGTACGCGCTCGCGAGCACGAGCGGAATGGACGCGACGGACGGGAAGGACGTGTACGTCAAGGCGCTCCGCGACGTCGCCGACGAAGCCCACCGCTGCGCGCGCATCGTGCGCAGCATGCTCCAGTTCGCGCGCAACGAGCGCACGGAGAAGGCGCCGGAGGACGTCGTCGCGCTCGCGGCGCGCGTGTGCAGGCAGTGCGAAGGCTATGCGATGTCACGCAGCGGCTCGATCGAGCTCAGCGTCGCGGGCGGCTCCGAGCGCACGCCCGTCACCGTGATCGCGGGCGCGTTCGAGCTCGAGCAGGCGCTGCTCAACGTCGTGCGCAACGCGATCGAGTCGCGCGAGCGCGGCGTGCACGTGCGCGTGACCGTCGCGCCGATCGGCGACCTCGTTCGCATCGCGGTGAGCGACGACGGCCCGGGCATCGACGACGGTGCGCTCGCGCACGTCTTCGACCCATTCTTCACCACGCGGCTGCGCGAGGGCGGCACGGGGCTCGGGCTCAGCATCGCGCACGGCGTCGCGCTCGATCACGGCGGCGACCTGCGCGTCGAGAGCGAGGCCGGCAAGGGCTCGCGGTTCCTGCTCGAGCTGCCGCTCGCGAGCGGGCTCGCTGGCGATCGCCAGCCGTAG
- the ccsA gene encoding cytochrome c biogenesis protein CcsA produces MKVTASSHSLERTSARARRPLGAATAALLVVWAWYVANAPIDSVQGVIQKILYVHPPLAYGAYLGFIVTAIAGALYLRTDREAWDRLAIAGAEVGTLFCALMMITGPIWAKGTWGKWWSWDPRLTVTLLLFFIYLAYLFLRAFTEGGARTARFAAVYGIVGVLLIPLNYFVIEIFDERAMHPENLERGSLGAGMGMPFLLGNLALFAAFLYLLVLRFEVETLRARAALRAAGEET; encoded by the coding sequence ATGAAGGTCACTGCGTCCTCGCACTCCCTCGAGCGCACGAGCGCGCGCGCGCGCCGGCCGCTCGGCGCGGCGACGGCCGCGCTCCTCGTCGTCTGGGCCTGGTACGTCGCGAACGCACCGATCGACTCGGTGCAGGGCGTGATCCAGAAGATCCTCTACGTCCACCCGCCGCTCGCCTACGGCGCGTATCTCGGCTTCATCGTCACCGCGATCGCGGGCGCGCTCTACCTCCGCACCGACCGCGAGGCCTGGGACCGGCTCGCGATCGCGGGCGCCGAGGTGGGGACGCTCTTCTGCGCGCTGATGATGATCACCGGCCCGATCTGGGCGAAGGGGACGTGGGGCAAGTGGTGGAGCTGGGATCCGCGGCTCACCGTGACGCTCCTGCTCTTCTTCATCTACCTCGCCTATCTGTTCCTGCGCGCGTTCACGGAGGGCGGCGCGCGAACGGCGCGCTTCGCAGCGGTCTACGGCATCGTGGGCGTGCTGCTGATCCCGCTCAACTACTTCGTGATCGAGATCTTCGACGAGCGCGCGATGCACCCCGAGAACCTCGAGCGCGGGAGCCTCGGCGCCGGCATGGGCATGCCGTTCCTGCTCGGCAACCTCGCGCTGTTCGCGGCCTTCCTGTACCTGCTCGTGCTGCGCTTCGAGGTCGAGACGCTGCGCGCGCGCGCCGCGCTGCGCGCGGCGGGGGAGGAGACGTGA
- the ccmD gene encoding heme exporter protein CcmD: MSYVVAAYGVTLVALGLYAASLWREHARLSRDEE, encoded by the coding sequence GTGAGCTACGTCGTCGCCGCCTACGGCGTCACGCTCGTCGCGCTCGGGCTCTACGCCGCGAGCCTGTGGCGCGAGCACGCGCGCCTCTCGCGCGACGAGGAGTGA
- a CDS encoding VOC family protein: MDLEINGIAHVFVTAGDFARSRAFYGELLPRFGMKPVLDGPGFYYCVGGRTAFGVRAPSTDHEGARFDQGRPGLHHVCFRMRSREQVDALHALLVDLGATIVHAPQEDAWAPGYYSLLFEDPDGIRLEANHVPGKGLLGDA; encoded by the coding sequence GTGGACCTCGAGATCAACGGCATCGCACACGTGTTCGTGACGGCGGGCGACTTCGCCCGATCCCGCGCCTTCTACGGCGAGCTGCTCCCGCGCTTCGGCATGAAGCCCGTCCTCGACGGGCCGGGCTTCTACTACTGCGTCGGCGGTCGCACCGCGTTCGGCGTGCGCGCGCCCTCGACCGACCACGAGGGGGCGCGCTTCGACCAGGGGCGGCCGGGCCTCCACCACGTCTGCTTCCGCATGCGCAGCCGCGAGCAGGTCGACGCGCTGCACGCACTGCTCGTCGACCTCGGCGCGACGATCGTGCACGCGCCGCAGGAGGACGCCTGGGCACCCGGCTACTACTCGCTGCTCTTCGAGGACCCGGACGGCATCCGGCTCGAGGCGAACCACGTGCCGGGCAAGGGGCTCCTCGGCGACGCCTAG
- a CDS encoding class I SAM-dependent methyltransferase encodes MQTSHGRPRRAGRRGRARALAAAFAAMALALLVAGPACTALKRRAYAPADRDAWQQPARVVEALALAPGDRVADLGAGGGYFTFRLADAVGPGGRVLAVDVDDGMLSALARDAGERGVAQVEVVHAAPDDARLAPASVDLVFTSNTYHHLQDRVAYFERLAAALAPGGRVAIVEFRESPSWVGGHHATSEEEIEREMTAAGYRRVARHDFLERQSFLVFERDGER; translated from the coding sequence ATGCAGACGTCCCACGGCCGACCCCGGCGCGCCGGCCGCCGCGGCCGCGCGCGCGCCCTCGCGGCGGCCTTCGCGGCCATGGCGCTCGCGCTCCTCGTCGCCGGGCCGGCGTGCACGGCGCTCAAGCGCCGCGCCTACGCACCCGCCGATCGCGACGCGTGGCAGCAGCCCGCGCGCGTCGTCGAGGCGCTCGCGCTCGCGCCCGGCGACCGCGTGGCCGACCTCGGCGCGGGCGGCGGCTACTTCACGTTCCGGCTCGCGGACGCGGTCGGGCCCGGCGGGCGCGTCCTCGCCGTCGACGTCGACGACGGCATGCTGAGCGCGCTCGCGCGCGACGCCGGCGAGCGCGGCGTCGCGCAGGTCGAGGTCGTGCACGCGGCGCCCGACGACGCGCGCCTCGCGCCGGCGAGCGTCGATCTCGTGTTCACGAGCAACACCTATCACCACCTGCAGGACCGCGTCGCGTACTTCGAGCGGCTCGCGGCGGCGCTCGCGCCGGGCGGGCGCGTCGCGATCGTCGAGTTCCGGGAGAGCCCGAGCTGGGTGGGCGGCCACCACGCGACGAGCGAGGAGGAGATCGAGCGCGAGATGACGGCCGCCGGCTACCGGCGCGTCGCCCGGCACGACTTCCTCGAGCGGCAGTCGTTCCTCGTCTTCGAGCGCGATGGCGAGCGCTAG